The following are encoded together in the Candidatus Tumulicola sp. genome:
- a CDS encoding UvrD-helicase domain-containing protein, with protein sequence MSAFDVRIFGERQPTAEQLRAISAPADGRRAIDAGAGTGKTTTLELRALYLVASGAIRPEELLVVTFTRKAAAEIGERILRTLDREREHSEDDPHGVTCCTIHSLASRILDEFSYAHGEAAPPRPLADAEARALFDEVMDEAFDGVLNAPVDALPVFEIKPAELRSAFATLVLRLKQAGIDPETFEREGLKAAAVLGAQPWGQLWQVGKNGKPIAHIPKPERTERQRRIESEREASNVRFATAVYRRFNRRLEEAQAATYADLLTQATALLEAHPEIGATLRRRWNYVLIDEFQDTAPAQMSFLRALFGDPEHPERELLRVMAVGDFRQAIYGFNGADPSIMQRFAKSADDVYALGENRRSTEQILAVAHGALSAAAGEFEPGDPMTARRGAAPVACVFAGVFGAPGAPIAQRIEAEADAIADEIVRLRTENVAAGDIALLLRKRTHAHRYVRALARRGIPVALDRRSGLLEMPEIRDARAWLRLLTDFGKPTALTLALVRVLQSPQVRLDDEGLAQIAACADRDWAGVVLDGTADERLDERVRAKLRSVREWLTELLPGRTETATLGVRRLFATVPLAASYAGDTQAEQRLANLRAFELLAQRFAADAVDPRLPEFVRYCERCVDFEESVEEADLDAGGVAVMTVHQAKGLEWNAVFVPGADPMHYSNRLTVGPVRWDDRHGALVMSRDIDDCLTLRNIMMRCDYDPQTGEFAKEDARKRRRADEECRVLYVALTRARDRLYVSSPSGEKRTHPSFDAIVRSASAWPKYPVEISEEPARVQQRTTRVEAYEPLRLPFDDVPAPVPSFTALSTYRTCPRSARYKYRLRLPELEGLHERETPGAASEWALDPASFGSLIHRALELWGQARIDGEPIDTELALQNALVDFDNASDADRARARAVLAKAVPVLDGLTFVAVETGFDHEVDGVSLSGVIDLIARDADGTLLVVDYKTGTAIADEYYGLQLDLYARAARERYAGERLHARILRLSESQAQWRDAIPTAPRELERLLRDSDGFRSDEAKVGPHCSTCPYNGAPCHAPSER encoded by the coding sequence ATGAGCGCGTTCGACGTTCGGATCTTCGGCGAACGGCAACCCACCGCCGAACAACTGCGAGCCATCTCCGCACCGGCCGACGGCCGCCGCGCGATCGACGCCGGCGCCGGCACCGGAAAGACCACGACGCTCGAGCTACGCGCATTGTATTTGGTCGCGAGCGGCGCCATTCGACCCGAAGAGTTGCTGGTGGTCACGTTCACGCGCAAAGCCGCTGCCGAAATCGGCGAACGCATTTTACGGACGTTGGACCGCGAGCGAGAGCACTCCGAGGACGATCCGCACGGCGTGACGTGCTGCACGATCCACTCCCTCGCGTCGCGGATTCTCGACGAGTTCTCGTACGCGCACGGCGAAGCGGCGCCGCCGCGTCCGCTGGCCGATGCCGAGGCACGCGCGTTATTCGACGAAGTGATGGACGAAGCGTTCGACGGCGTTTTGAACGCGCCGGTCGACGCGCTTCCGGTGTTCGAAATCAAACCAGCCGAACTGCGCAGCGCGTTCGCGACGTTGGTGCTGAGGCTAAAACAAGCCGGTATCGATCCCGAAACGTTCGAACGCGAAGGACTCAAAGCGGCGGCGGTATTGGGTGCTCAACCGTGGGGGCAGCTCTGGCAAGTGGGAAAGAACGGCAAACCGATCGCTCACATTCCCAAGCCCGAACGCACCGAACGCCAACGCCGCATCGAATCCGAGCGCGAAGCCTCCAACGTGCGCTTTGCCACTGCCGTGTATCGGCGATTCAATCGCCGACTCGAGGAAGCGCAAGCCGCGACCTACGCCGATCTCTTAACGCAAGCGACCGCGTTGCTCGAAGCGCACCCGGAGATCGGTGCGACGTTACGCCGCCGTTGGAACTACGTGCTGATCGACGAGTTTCAGGACACGGCGCCGGCGCAGATGTCGTTTCTACGAGCGTTGTTTGGGGATCCCGAACACCCCGAGCGCGAATTGCTGCGCGTGATGGCGGTCGGCGATTTCCGCCAAGCGATCTACGGCTTCAACGGCGCCGATCCATCGATCATGCAGCGCTTCGCAAAGAGCGCCGACGACGTGTACGCACTCGGTGAGAACCGCCGTTCGACCGAGCAGATTCTCGCCGTTGCGCACGGCGCGCTGTCGGCGGCCGCCGGCGAATTCGAACCGGGCGACCCGATGACGGCCCGGCGCGGCGCGGCACCGGTGGCCTGCGTATTTGCCGGCGTATTTGGCGCGCCGGGCGCTCCGATCGCACAGCGCATCGAAGCCGAGGCGGATGCGATCGCCGACGAGATCGTACGCTTGCGTACCGAGAACGTCGCCGCCGGCGATATCGCGTTGCTATTGCGCAAACGCACGCACGCACATCGCTACGTACGCGCGCTGGCGCGCCGCGGTATTCCGGTCGCGCTCGACCGCCGTTCGGGCCTACTGGAGATGCCCGAGATTCGCGATGCGCGCGCGTGGCTGCGTTTGTTGACCGACTTCGGTAAACCGACCGCGCTGACGCTCGCATTGGTGCGGGTACTCCAATCGCCACAGGTGCGTCTCGACGACGAAGGGTTGGCGCAAATCGCGGCGTGCGCGGATCGCGATTGGGCCGGTGTGGTGCTCGATGGTACCGCGGACGAGCGGCTCGACGAGCGGGTTCGCGCCAAGCTGCGGAGCGTGCGCGAGTGGCTGACCGAACTGCTGCCGGGGCGCACGGAGACGGCGACGCTCGGCGTCCGGCGGCTCTTTGCGACGGTGCCGTTGGCGGCATCGTACGCCGGCGATACGCAAGCCGAGCAGCGACTGGCGAATTTGCGCGCGTTCGAACTCTTGGCGCAACGCTTTGCCGCCGACGCGGTCGACCCGAGGTTGCCGGAGTTCGTTCGCTATTGCGAGCGCTGCGTCGATTTCGAGGAATCGGTAGAAGAAGCCGATCTGGATGCCGGCGGCGTAGCCGTTATGACCGTGCATCAGGCCAAAGGCTTGGAGTGGAACGCGGTGTTCGTTCCGGGCGCCGACCCAATGCACTACTCGAATCGACTGACGGTCGGCCCCGTTCGTTGGGACGACCGGCATGGCGCACTGGTTATGAGCCGCGACATCGACGATTGTTTGACGTTACGCAACATTATGATGAGATGCGACTACGACCCGCAAACGGGAGAGTTCGCCAAAGAGGATGCGCGCAAGCGGCGCCGCGCCGACGAGGAGTGTCGGGTGCTGTACGTCGCGCTTACGCGTGCGCGCGACCGGCTGTACGTGTCGAGTCCGAGCGGCGAAAAAAGGACGCATCCGAGTTTCGACGCGATCGTCCGGTCGGCGTCGGCCTGGCCCAAGTACCCGGTCGAAATATCCGAGGAACCGGCACGCGTGCAGCAGCGAACGACGCGCGTGGAAGCCTACGAACCGTTGCGGTTGCCCTTCGACGACGTGCCGGCCCCCGTACCGTCGTTTACGGCGTTATCGACGTATCGGACGTGTCCGCGATCGGCGCGCTACAAGTACCGCTTGCGCTTGCCCGAACTCGAAGGCTTGCACGAACGCGAAACGCCGGGAGCGGCGAGCGAATGGGCGCTCGATCCGGCGTCATTTGGTTCGCTCATTCACCGCGCGCTCGAACTGTGGGGACAAGCACGAATCGACGGCGAGCCGATCGATACGGAACTGGCGCTGCAGAACGCGTTGGTCGACTTCGACAACGCGTCCGACGCGGATCGTGCGCGCGCGCGCGCGGTATTGGCGAAGGCCGTGCCGGTGCTCGATGGCTTAACGTTCGTTGCGGTCGAGACGGGATTCGATCACGAGGTGGATGGCGTCAGCTTAAGTGGCGTGATCGATTTGATCGCGCGCGATGCGGATGGCACGCTGCTGGTGGTCGATTACAAGACCGGCACGGCGATTGCCGACGAGTATTACGGGCTGCAGCTCGACTTGTACGCGCGTGCGGCACGCGAGCGCTACGCGGGCGAACGGCTGCACGCTCGGATTCTGCGGTTATCGGAATCGCAAGCGCAGTGGCGCGATGCGATTCCCACGGCGCCGCGGGAACTCGAGCGACTACTACGCGATTCCGACGGCTTTCGTTCGGACGAAGCCAAGGTGGGACCGCATTGCTCGACGTGTCCGTACAACGGCGCGCCTTGCCACGCGCCTAGCGAACGGTAA
- a CDS encoding ATP-dependent DNA helicase produces MNGKQDASLHMTRVDLSGAQDILAKYDAGNLAVEAVPGAGKTSVIVRRLEHLVESGVPPERILALTFSRRAVRELRDRIGRSLPGVSGRLEVRTFHGFASRLLGIDRPGFTSGRLVERPVAELVLREAFSSTPARGFAPRVLRSPSFVRDAERYVADLQRAGDSVRAELARDGSERLRDCILVSERLSQLRRDLGIADYDDLVARATALATDPTSRVHAWLRDRYDHVLVDEFQDTDPQQVRLVEALDATVFAVGDPAQAIYGFRGAARDAIERAVRTLHMHRERLDASRRCPQAICDIVNAIPGLPDAQRMTTAVEHGGTASVLVAATPLDEASLVADRVAAACEAGVAPSEIAVLLRSLEPLGSFVRAEIERRGIRVALSGGDAIVHEPVVRTLLDALRVVADPSQLDCWADLFASPVLGYPRLRAFRALHAAKPESIDAACDVLQSCGSGRVDAGAVRHALLEARTAWEGGDVDRAANGLAIGLDLLGAVLDTSDAAARRAGRRLRRTLEALEDIATAQRRLGRGGNSDAVLSALLEHSAQWPDEADESSDGDAVRVLTIHASKGLEFDTIVLADAADGHLPVELRREGILDESDLVLSRRLGCDLGATPAEHVEEERSLFYVAVTRSKRELIVTFSAHGIDGTPQAPSRFLPLHERDRLADAEPYRAPLLFDGAAKLLPAFEPRPVTLPKRIGVTRIDDWFSCPRKFFYSAVVRLPSERAFTMTFGTLVHKTLERFHREYGRVDGDSDASAWNERMRAIRREVWLDAGFDWKLESDAAGASADRMLETYVLETIAHGRERPFTIESIERWVEADVDGNETIGKLDRMDRFDDGSSRIVDYKTGRLYNELQAGLEKLVDAVANDKLYGETTPKIASVQLPLYRRALGGDPEVELIYLRGKDGGSIAFDGLDRTGEVELLARVDDAVRAGFSDAVVRPQAMQRTTGDLRVCQQCNFYAICDGALEAVDAQE; encoded by the coding sequence ATGAACGGCAAACAGGACGCATCACTCCACATGACGCGCGTGGACTTGTCCGGCGCGCAAGATATCCTGGCGAAGTACGACGCCGGGAATCTTGCCGTAGAAGCGGTTCCGGGCGCCGGCAAAACGAGCGTAATCGTTCGCCGGCTCGAGCATCTGGTAGAATCCGGCGTGCCGCCGGAACGCATCCTCGCGCTCACGTTCTCGCGGCGAGCGGTTCGCGAACTGCGCGATCGGATCGGCCGTAGCTTGCCCGGCGTTTCGGGCCGGCTGGAGGTGCGCACGTTCCACGGGTTCGCGTCGCGCCTGCTCGGCATCGATCGCCCCGGCTTCACATCGGGCCGGCTGGTCGAACGTCCGGTCGCCGAGCTGGTCTTGCGCGAAGCATTTTCGTCGACCCCCGCGCGCGGCTTCGCGCCCAGAGTGCTGCGTTCGCCATCGTTCGTGCGCGATGCCGAGCGTTACGTCGCCGATTTGCAGCGAGCCGGCGATTCGGTGCGCGCCGAATTGGCGCGCGACGGCAGCGAACGTTTGCGCGATTGCATACTTGTATCCGAACGACTCTCGCAACTGCGCCGCGACCTGGGGATCGCCGACTACGACGATCTCGTCGCACGCGCCACCGCGTTGGCGACCGATCCAACGTCGCGCGTGCATGCCTGGCTACGCGATCGATACGACCACGTGTTGGTCGACGAATTTCAAGACACCGATCCACAACAGGTGCGGCTGGTCGAAGCGCTGGATGCGACGGTGTTTGCCGTCGGCGACCCGGCGCAGGCGATTTATGGTTTCCGCGGTGCCGCGCGCGATGCCATCGAGCGCGCCGTACGAACGCTGCACATGCATCGCGAGCGTCTCGACGCATCGCGGCGCTGCCCGCAGGCGATCTGCGACATCGTCAATGCGATTCCGGGACTACCGGATGCGCAACGCATGACGACCGCGGTCGAGCACGGCGGAACCGCGTCGGTACTCGTGGCTGCAACGCCGCTCGACGAAGCCTCGCTGGTCGCCGATCGAGTCGCAGCCGCGTGCGAAGCCGGCGTTGCGCCATCGGAAATCGCAGTGCTGCTGCGATCGCTCGAACCGCTCGGCAGTTTCGTTCGTGCGGAAATCGAACGGCGCGGCATTCGCGTGGCGCTGTCGGGCGGCGACGCGATCGTGCACGAGCCGGTGGTACGAACGCTGCTCGATGCGCTGCGTGTCGTCGCGGATCCGTCGCAACTCGATTGCTGGGCCGATCTCTTCGCGTCGCCGGTGCTCGGCTATCCGCGGTTGCGAGCGTTTCGTGCGCTGCACGCTGCGAAACCCGAAAGCATCGATGCAGCCTGTGACGTGCTACAGTCGTGCGGTTCCGGACGGGTCGACGCCGGCGCGGTGCGGCACGCGCTGCTCGAAGCGCGCACGGCATGGGAAGGCGGCGATGTCGATCGAGCCGCCAACGGCCTCGCGATCGGGCTCGATCTGCTGGGCGCCGTACTCGACACGAGCGATGCCGCCGCGCGTCGCGCCGGCCGCCGTCTGCGCCGCACGCTCGAAGCACTCGAAGATATCGCAACGGCGCAGCGCCGGCTCGGCCGCGGCGGAAACTCGGATGCGGTGCTATCCGCGTTGCTGGAACATTCGGCGCAGTGGCCCGACGAAGCCGACGAGTCGAGCGACGGCGATGCCGTGCGCGTGCTGACGATTCACGCGTCGAAGGGCCTCGAGTTCGATACCATCGTGCTGGCCGATGCGGCCGACGGACACTTGCCCGTCGAGCTACGGCGCGAAGGCATTCTCGACGAATCCGATCTAGTGCTGTCGCGCAGGCTCGGCTGCGATCTCGGCGCTACGCCGGCCGAACACGTGGAAGAAGAACGCTCGCTGTTTTACGTGGCCGTCACTCGTTCGAAGCGCGAGCTGATCGTTACGTTTTCGGCCCACGGGATCGACGGAACGCCGCAAGCGCCGTCTCGATTCTTACCGTTGCACGAGCGCGATCGCTTGGCGGACGCCGAGCCGTATCGCGCGCCACTGCTGTTCGACGGTGCGGCAAAACTGCTGCCGGCCTTCGAACCGCGTCCCGTAACGCTGCCGAAGCGCATCGGCGTAACGCGCATCGACGACTGGTTCTCGTGTCCGCGCAAGTTCTTTTATTCGGCCGTCGTCCGTTTGCCGAGCGAACGCGCGTTTACGATGACGTTCGGCACGTTGGTTCACAAAACGCTCGAACGGTTCCACCGCGAGTACGGACGCGTCGACGGCGACTCGGATGCGTCGGCGTGGAACGAGCGCATGCGTGCGATTCGGCGCGAGGTATGGCTCGACGCCGGCTTCGATTGGAAGCTCGAGAGCGATGCCGCCGGCGCCAGTGCCGACCGAATGCTCGAAACCTACGTCCTCGAAACGATCGCGCACGGACGCGAGCGTCCGTTTACCATCGAGTCGATCGAACGCTGGGTTGAGGCCGACGTCGACGGTAACGAGACGATCGGAAAACTCGACCGCATGGACCGTTTCGACGATGGCTCGTCGCGCATCGTCGATTACAAGACCGGCCGGTTATACAACGAGCTCCAGGCCGGATTGGAAAAGCTGGTCGACGCGGTCGCAAACGACAAGCTCTACGGCGAAACAACGCCGAAAATCGCCAGCGTCCAGCTGCCGTTATACCGGCGCGCGCTTGGGGGCGATCCCGAAGTCGAACTGATCTACTTGCGCGGCAAGGACGGCGGCAGCATCGCGTTCGACGGTCTGGACCGTACGGGAGAAGTCGAGTTGTTGGCTCGGGTCGACGACGCCGTGCGCGCCGGCTTTAGCGATGCGGTGGTTCGGCCGCAGGCGATGCAACGCACGACCGGCGATTTGCGGGTCTGCCAGCAATGCAATTTCTACGCTATATGCGATGGCGCGCTCGAAGCGGTGGACGCACAAGAATGA
- a CDS encoding S53 family serine peptidase, which yields MTSRTRCAAAIAAVLFSACSRNSALPPSAGGVAGTNFQFPSQAAERAGSIRFSVALPLRHEAKLTQLLEGLQDPSSATYRKFISHEEFLRQFAPKARALEAVSRELTRAGFQVSITDQAVAASGTQIQAERYFHTSLQAVGYGATTVLTPQTPLALSPLLVSSGASVIGLNGIPPMHVFSKIAPLPDGARPQNIYGKYGPYYAVDLKQAYAYPSYLDATGDGVTIGIVIDSPVSQSDIDDYFSAEGSNVAPTIDNVKIDGGGKYGGDGTGEATLDAEQSGGMAPRANIDVFNTPSLNDSDIYDAYSAIVKDKNIVVVNSSFGGCELAFKSGNGLQELKKFDAVFKQGVSEGITWVAASGDHAEYQCGSNNQKGVVWPSVSPYVLGVGGTNLTTSYAKNDPNSKYAHEDAYADVKPDGGGDYWGSGGGYSEIYARPSYQNGAVPEKGRGTPDVSVHMGGEGFSSGGQSCQAQKCNIDDSSDMEYVEGQWTQSIGTSAASPDFVGLLALTAELVKGKLGAVNAELYKAAAKRPNYFFRKGLKGFNGYHTTTTLWDPVLGLGTPYGARIAGAKSVAGEPTSRSNP from the coding sequence ATGACTTCTCGAACCAGGTGCGCCGCGGCAATTGCCGCCGTGCTTTTCAGCGCATGCTCGCGCAATTCGGCCTTACCGCCGAGCGCCGGCGGCGTGGCAGGCACAAACTTCCAGTTTCCGTCACAGGCCGCCGAGCGCGCCGGCAGCATTCGCTTTTCCGTCGCGCTACCGTTGCGCCATGAGGCCAAGCTGACGCAGTTGCTGGAAGGGCTGCAGGATCCGTCCTCGGCGACCTATCGCAAGTTCATTTCGCACGAGGAGTTCTTGCGCCAATTCGCGCCAAAGGCGCGCGCACTTGAGGCAGTATCGCGGGAGTTGACACGGGCGGGGTTTCAGGTGTCGATCACCGATCAGGCCGTCGCGGCATCGGGCACGCAAATCCAAGCCGAGCGGTATTTCCACACGTCGTTGCAAGCCGTAGGCTATGGCGCAACGACGGTGCTGACTCCCCAGACGCCGCTGGCGCTTTCGCCATTGCTCGTCAGCAGCGGCGCGTCGGTCATTGGCCTCAACGGCATTCCACCGATGCACGTTTTCTCGAAAATTGCTCCGCTGCCCGACGGCGCTCGACCGCAAAACATTTACGGCAAGTACGGTCCGTATTATGCGGTCGATCTGAAGCAGGCGTATGCGTATCCGAGTTACTTGGATGCGACCGGAGACGGGGTCACCATTGGCATCGTGATCGATTCGCCGGTCAGCCAGTCGGATATCGACGACTACTTTAGCGCCGAAGGTTCGAACGTGGCGCCTACGATCGACAACGTGAAGATCGATGGCGGCGGCAAATATGGCGGCGACGGAACGGGCGAAGCCACGCTCGACGCCGAGCAATCCGGAGGCATGGCCCCGCGCGCGAACATTGACGTTTTCAATACCCCCAGCCTCAACGATTCGGACATCTACGATGCCTATTCGGCGATCGTGAAAGACAAGAATATCGTGGTGGTCAACTCGTCGTTTGGCGGCTGCGAGCTGGCGTTCAAGAGTGGTAACGGTCTCCAGGAGCTCAAGAAGTTCGATGCGGTCTTCAAACAAGGCGTATCCGAAGGCATTACCTGGGTGGCGGCCAGTGGCGACCACGCCGAATATCAATGCGGTTCCAACAATCAAAAAGGCGTGGTATGGCCGTCGGTGAGCCCGTACGTCCTCGGCGTCGGCGGCACCAATCTCACGACGTCGTACGCCAAGAACGATCCGAATTCGAAGTACGCCCACGAGGATGCGTACGCCGACGTTAAGCCGGATGGCGGCGGCGACTACTGGGGATCGGGCGGCGGTTACAGCGAGATCTACGCGCGTCCCTCGTATCAAAACGGAGCTGTTCCCGAAAAGGGACGCGGAACTCCCGACGTGTCGGTGCACATGGGCGGCGAAGGCTTTAGTTCCGGCGGACAGAGCTGCCAAGCCCAGAAGTGCAACATCGACGATAGCAGCGATATGGAATATGTGGAAGGCCAATGGACGCAATCGATCGGCACGTCCGCGGCATCACCCGATTTCGTGGGCCTGCTGGCCCTCACCGCCGAGCTCGTAAAGGGCAAACTCGGTGCGGTGAACGCAGAGCTGTATAAGGCGGCAGCCAAACGACCGAACTACTTTTTCCGCAAGGGACTCAAAGGCTTCAACGGTTACCACACGACGACCACGTTGTGGGACCCGGTGCTAGGACTCGGCACGCCGTACGGCGCGCGCATCGCCGGGGCAAAATCGGTCGCCGGCGAGCCCACGTCGCGCTCGAATCCCTAA